One Thermoanaerobacter pseudethanolicus ATCC 33223 DNA window includes the following coding sequences:
- a CDS encoding PIG-L deacetylase family protein, with amino-acid sequence MINKRTIYFSLFIALLIGISYIMNWEMAIANFAEKGTLPTFDDPGQRILIIVPHPDDETLGMAGIIQRAVELKRPIKVVIVTSGESYKKAAMSFCGKTNPTPQDFYRFGLARQQESIVAMRVLGLPRQDLIFLGFADGSTRFLWSQYWDNGRPRVSGGIHVAYAPYDTVYKPGIPYTGQNLVNELTEIIKDFKPTDIYYPLADDMHPDHWAVSNFVRYTITAVNINVREHMFLVHHPQWPVPWMAEKNRPMLPPVDMKDSNTEWQSFDLTPKEIDLKQVAIKQYRTQIDVMEPFLMAFVRKTELFATKPVITIPVVDSKPDLQSRALPHTLLKVYTGGMLNEEIYRSAALTRLGAFYYDNKLYIGLESARPISKKVIYHVEMRLFYKDQNDIKRIDLGIVNGKLYQYKRAENSLTDVIAAKPIINGNKMWVEVKIPQVNNLRYIFMGADSIYRNRLIDKIPWNMYKIGE; translated from the coding sequence ATGATAAATAAACGGACTATTTACTTTTCTTTGTTTATTGCTTTATTAATAGGAATATCCTATATAATGAATTGGGAAATGGCTATTGCAAACTTCGCAGAAAAAGGTACACTGCCAACTTTTGATGACCCTGGGCAAAGAATCCTCATTATAGTTCCTCATCCTGATGATGAGACTTTAGGAATGGCAGGAATTATTCAAAGAGCTGTAGAACTTAAAAGGCCTATTAAAGTAGTAATAGTCACAAGTGGAGAGAGTTACAAGAAAGCTGCAATGTCATTTTGTGGTAAAACAAATCCTACTCCTCAAGATTTTTATCGTTTTGGACTTGCAAGACAGCAAGAAAGTATTGTTGCCATGAGAGTTTTGGGATTACCGCGACAAGATTTAATTTTTTTAGGGTTTGCTGATGGGAGCACCAGATTTTTGTGGAGCCAATATTGGGATAATGGCCGTCCAAGAGTGAGTGGCGGAATTCATGTGGCATATGCTCCTTATGATACAGTTTATAAGCCGGGTATTCCATATACAGGACAAAATTTAGTTAATGAACTTACGGAAATAATTAAAGATTTTAAACCTACTGATATATATTATCCTTTAGCAGATGATATGCATCCCGACCATTGGGCAGTAAGCAATTTTGTGAGATATACTATTACCGCTGTGAATATAAATGTCCGTGAGCATATGTTTTTAGTCCATCATCCACAATGGCCAGTGCCATGGATGGCGGAGAAAAATAGGCCCATGTTACCTCCTGTAGATATGAAAGATAGTAACACAGAATGGCAATCTTTTGACTTAACTCCAAAAGAAATAGATTTGAAACAAGTGGCTATAAAACAATATAGGACCCAAATAGATGTTATGGAACCATTTTTAATGGCTTTTGTAAGAAAAACCGAATTATTTGCTACAAAACCTGTCATCACTATTCCTGTAGTTGATTCAAAACCAGATTTACAAAGTAGAGCTTTGCCTCATACTCTTTTAAAAGTGTATACTGGTGGCATGTTAAATGAGGAAATATACAGAAGTGCAGCTTTAACGCGATTAGGAGCTTTTTATTACGACAATAAATTGTACATCGGCTTAGAATCGGCAAGACCAATATCTAAAAAAGTAATTTACCATGTTGAAATGAGGCTATTTTATAAAGATCAAAATGATATAAAACGTATTGATTTAGGAATTGTAAATGGAAAATTATATCAGTATAAAAGGGCAGAAAATTCTTTGACAGATGTCATAGCAGCAAAACCTATAATCAATGGAAATAAAATGTGGGTTGAAGTAAAAATACCACAGGTGAATAATTTAAGATATATATTTATGGGAGCGGATTCTATTTATAGGAATCGTCTTATAGATAAAATACCTTGGAATATGTATAAAATAGGTGAGTAA
- a CDS encoding GerAB/ArcD/ProY family transporter: MNKRLEVSDLLFLMITFEIGTSVLFCLGIKAKQDCWLSILIAMLISLPITLMYVSSFEKSQKNLPQLLEFVYGKYIGKTLSLIYALYFLYIASRNVRDYVELSVNTIYSRTPTYIFSSFMLILVMYYLLFDICVLARVAKILLPLILAIMAFQTTMIMMGDNFSFSRLLPILENGIVPVIKAAIPLIVTFPFGELIAFTTVFDKVKQKEKIKKIMLITTVFTGLLLSFNNIIIISSLGADEASRENFPLYQVIRLINLGNLKNLDTLYVFIMIIGVFFKISVFTYAGLTMIKNALELKSYKYLLFPVLSMIFAASFIIADSYQTHILIGLKFTPFYIHVPLQIILPMITFLFLNIKEKRKP, from the coding sequence ATGAACAAAAGATTAGAAGTTAGCGATTTATTGTTTTTAATGATAACTTTTGAGATTGGAACATCAGTACTCTTTTGTTTGGGAATTAAAGCAAAACAAGATTGTTGGCTTTCTATTTTAATTGCAATGCTTATTTCTCTGCCAATTACACTTATGTACGTCTCCTCTTTTGAAAAATCGCAAAAAAATCTTCCACAGTTACTTGAGTTTGTTTATGGGAAATATATAGGTAAAACTTTATCTCTAATTTATGCTCTGTACTTTTTATACATTGCTTCAAGAAACGTAAGAGACTATGTAGAACTCAGTGTAAATACAATATATTCTCGAACACCTACATATATTTTTTCTTCTTTTATGCTTATATTAGTAATGTATTACCTCCTATTTGATATATGTGTACTTGCCCGCGTTGCTAAAATTTTGCTCCCTCTTATTTTAGCTATTATGGCTTTTCAAACAACTATGATAATGATGGGAGATAATTTTAGTTTTTCAAGGCTTTTACCAATTTTAGAAAATGGAATTGTTCCCGTAATCAAAGCAGCAATTCCTCTAATTGTGACTTTTCCATTTGGTGAACTTATTGCTTTTACTACAGTTTTTGATAAAGTAAAACAAAAGGAAAAGATAAAAAAGATAATGCTGATAACCACTGTTTTTACTGGTCTACTATTGTCCTTTAACAATATCATTATAATTTCTTCTTTAGGAGCAGATGAAGCTTCAAGAGAAAATTTCCCATTGTATCAAGTTATAAGATTAATAAATTTAGGAAATTTAAAAAACCTAGACACTTTGTATGTATTTATAATGATTATAGGGGTATTTTTTAAGATTAGCGTATTTACTTATGCAGGACTTACCATGATAAAAAATGCGTTGGAATTAAAAAGTTATAAATACCTGCTTTTCCCTGTTTTGTCGATGATTTTTGCTGCTTCTTTTATAATTGCCGACAGTTATCAAACCCACATACTTATAGGTCTTAAATTTACTCCTTTTTACATACATGTACCTCTACAAATAATTTTACCTATGATTACTTTTCTATTTCTAAACATAAAAGAAAAGAGAAAACCTTAA
- a CDS encoding Na/Pi cotransporter family protein — MIISLIYFAAGIGVFIWGIFTLTRGLKVFSQQKISQIINNFASNLLKSIIIGFFITLIIQSSSMVTVIAVTMAGAELLTLKSAAGIIIGSNIGTTIAVQLYAFNLFKIAPYLVFIGSVLHFQNCNTKLKFVGNVFLGFGLVFYGLKIMELATMPLKKNSNFELISANLSNPFWGILAGIITALILQSSNVGIATLQVLVSSQLITLPQALPIIYGLNIGTCSEAIILSFASNKEGKKIALFNIFLNIGGTILFLPFTNFFAEFLKLISPHNPLRQVANAHTFFNLFSALLIIPFLKQLFVLIDKLVNK, encoded by the coding sequence ATGATAATCTCTTTAATATATTTCGCGGCAGGAATAGGAGTATTTATTTGGGGAATTTTTACTTTAACAAGGGGATTAAAGGTCTTCTCACAACAAAAAATTTCTCAAATTATTAACAATTTTGCAAGCAATTTATTAAAATCAATAATAATAGGTTTTTTTATAACCTTAATTATTCAAAGCAGTAGCATGGTAACTGTAATCGCAGTAACAATGGCAGGAGCAGAGCTTTTAACTCTTAAAAGCGCAGCAGGTATAATTATAGGTTCTAATATTGGAACTACTATTGCCGTGCAGCTTTACGCATTTAATCTGTTTAAAATAGCCCCTTATTTAGTTTTTATAGGTTCTGTACTACATTTCCAAAATTGCAATACTAAATTAAAATTTGTAGGAAATGTATTTTTAGGATTTGGATTAGTATTTTATGGTCTTAAGATAATGGAACTGGCTACAATGCCTCTTAAAAAAAATTCTAACTTCGAGCTTATTAGTGCTAATCTTTCAAATCCTTTCTGGGGAATTCTTGCTGGAATAATCACAGCATTAATCCTTCAATCAAGTAATGTAGGTATAGCAACACTACAAGTTTTGGTCTCCTCTCAACTAATAACCTTGCCTCAAGCATTGCCAATAATATATGGTTTAAATATTGGAACTTGCTCAGAGGCTATCATACTGAGCTTTGCCTCTAACAAAGAAGGGAAAAAAATAGCTCTCTTTAACATTTTTCTTAATATAGGGGGCACTATACTCTTTTTGCCTTTTACAAATTTTTTTGCAGAGTTTTTGAAACTCATCTCCCCCCACAATCCTTTAAGACAGGTGGCAAACGCCCACACATTTTTTAATCTTTTTTCTGCACTTTTGATAATTCCTTTTCTTAAGCAACTTTTTGTTTTAATAGATAAATTAGTAAATAAATAA
- a CDS encoding sugar phosphate nucleotidyltransferase, protein MKGIIMAGGEGSRLRPLTADIPKPMVPVANKPAIKHIVEHLHKYGIKDLAVTLFYLPQKIKKYLEEEYGDEIKFYIEDKPLGTAGSVKNARDFLNDTFIVMSGDVITDVNIKEAYEFHRKKGAKVTLILTRVDVPLEYGVVIVDEEGKIKKFLEKPSWGEVFSDTVNTGIYIIEPEILEFIPQDKPFDFSKDLFPMLLKNDIPMYGYITGGYWCDIGNTNQYITSHFDILEGRVDLGYKDKLLKKGKVIGKNVTISPEAKIIPPVIIGDNAIIEANAVVGPNVIIGKNNYIKKGSSLKNAVLWDEIIVDKNCELRGCVVCNRVRIGNNVRIFENSVIGESCKIKSFAEIKPEVKIWPYKIIDEGSVVAKDVVWGNGRKPLTFGYRGIKGVLNEDITPQIAVEIGEVFGNIINSSVLVGHDGDIVSQFISDLISFGLVSGGCEVLKANNTLLPSLRYGIKKNKCGGGIYVEEEEGNLRILFLDKEGCDIDRNLEKKIENKLRVYDIERVDGKNLKSIREIDINNDYLNFLFKKRTAYKSFKIKPYDEKTKLLLEAVGKNEFFITQESYDVGVLFYKNGEKVKLYDEKGREFDEDELEFIRMLIAKEQGAKNFVLPFDSSKYLTEFAKEFAIETVSSKISHKDRMKTIVSKEGVEKDLQINLNFDGFSFLLDLLEYLQHTSQKLSSIKDSFPLRYRITKSIKCDWRDKGKIIRMLFEKADGGAEFLDGLKFNKEDSWVLVVPDYELPACNIYIEAPTKERAEELFSMYEKEIKSIVQK, encoded by the coding sequence ATGAAAGGGATAATCATGGCGGGTGGAGAAGGAAGTAGACTAAGACCTTTAACAGCCGATATACCTAAGCCTATGGTACCTGTTGCAAATAAACCTGCGATAAAGCACATAGTGGAACACTTACACAAATATGGAATCAAAGATTTAGCTGTTACGCTTTTTTACTTGCCTCAAAAGATTAAAAAATATTTAGAAGAAGAATATGGGGATGAAATAAAGTTTTATATAGAGGATAAGCCGTTAGGGACGGCAGGCAGTGTCAAAAATGCTAGAGACTTTCTAAATGATACTTTTATTGTTATGAGCGGAGATGTAATTACTGATGTTAATATAAAAGAAGCTTATGAGTTTCACAGAAAGAAAGGGGCAAAAGTTACTCTTATTTTGACAAGAGTAGATGTGCCGTTGGAATATGGTGTTGTGATTGTGGATGAGGAAGGCAAAATAAAAAAATTTTTAGAGAAACCTTCTTGGGGAGAAGTGTTTAGCGATACAGTAAATACGGGTATATACATAATAGAACCAGAAATATTGGAGTTTATACCTCAAGATAAGCCTTTTGATTTTAGTAAAGATTTATTTCCTATGTTGTTGAAAAATGATATTCCAATGTACGGTTATATTACAGGAGGATATTGGTGTGATATAGGAAATACCAATCAATACATCACTAGTCATTTTGATATTTTAGAAGGAAGAGTAGATTTAGGATATAAGGATAAGTTACTTAAAAAGGGAAAGGTAATAGGTAAAAATGTTACAATTTCTCCTGAAGCTAAAATCATCCCTCCTGTGATTATAGGAGACAATGCAATAATTGAAGCTAACGCTGTTGTAGGACCTAACGTAATAATTGGTAAAAATAACTATATAAAGAAAGGGAGCAGTTTAAAAAATGCTGTATTGTGGGATGAAATAATTGTAGATAAAAATTGTGAATTAAGGGGTTGTGTAGTTTGCAATAGAGTGAGAATCGGCAATAATGTCCGAATTTTTGAAAACAGTGTTATAGGGGAGAGTTGTAAAATAAAATCCTTTGCTGAAATAAAGCCAGAGGTAAAAATATGGCCCTATAAAATAATAGATGAAGGCTCTGTTGTCGCAAAAGATGTAGTGTGGGGGAATGGAAGGAAGCCCTTGACTTTTGGATATAGGGGAATTAAAGGGGTTCTTAATGAGGACATTACTCCTCAAATTGCAGTTGAAATTGGAGAAGTTTTTGGCAATATAATTAATAGCAGTGTGTTGGTAGGACACGATGGGGATATTGTATCTCAATTTATAAGCGATTTAATAAGTTTCGGGCTTGTATCTGGTGGTTGTGAGGTTTTAAAAGCCAATAATACTCTTCTCCCCTCTTTAAGATATGGAATTAAGAAAAATAAGTGTGGAGGAGGAATTTATGTAGAGGAGGAAGAAGGAAATTTAAGAATTTTGTTTCTTGATAAAGAAGGGTGTGATATCGATAGAAACTTAGAAAAGAAAATAGAAAACAAATTGAGGGTATATGATATTGAACGAGTTGATGGGAAAAATTTAAAATCTATAAGAGAAATTGATATAAACAATGATTATCTTAACTTTCTTTTTAAAAAAAGGACTGCCTATAAAAGTTTTAAAATTAAACCTTACGATGAAAAAACAAAACTGCTATTAGAAGCCGTAGGTAAAAATGAGTTTTTTATAACGCAAGAGTCTTATGATGTAGGGGTGCTTTTTTATAAAAATGGGGAAAAAGTTAAACTCTACGACGAAAAGGGAAGAGAATTTGATGAAGATGAACTTGAGTTTATAAGAATGTTAATTGCTAAAGAGCAAGGGGCCAAAAATTTTGTACTTCCTTTCGATAGTTCCAAATACTTGACAGAATTTGCGAAGGAATTTGCTATTGAGACTGTAAGCAGCAAAATTTCCCATAAAGATAGAATGAAAACAATAGTGTCGAAGGAAGGCGTAGAAAAAGATCTACAGATTAATTTAAATTTTGACGGATTTAGTTTTTTACTAGACCTTTTAGAATATTTACAACATACCTCTCAAAAACTTTCCTCTATAAAAGATAGTTTTCCTTTAAGATATAGAATAACCAAAAGTATAAAATGCGATTGGAGAGATAAAGGAAAAATAATAAGAATGCTTTTTGAAAAGGCCGATGGAGGGGCAGAATTTTTAGATGGTTTAAAGTTTAATAAAGAAGATTCATGGGTGTTAGTAGTACCGGATTATGAATTACCTGCTTGTAATATTTATATAGAAGCTCCTACAAAAGAAAGAGCTGAAGAGTTATTTTCAATGTATGAAAAAGAAATTAAAAGTATTGTACAAAAGTAA